GTTGAGGAGGCTGTTCTCCGATTGCGAGCGGCAGGTCTTCTTGCGCCGCGGGGAAGGCTTGCGTTTCGCCAACTCGGCCTCCTCACTGAAGCGGCACTTCTTGCTGGAAGCTTTGCCCTTCTCCCGGAAGCCCGCACCCCCCGTCTCAGGCGACATGTCCACGGAGCGACCCTTGCTCAGCAACATGCCCTTGGCCTTGCCGCCCTGGTTGGCGGCATTGGCTTTGTATGGCTGCTGGGCCGGGATGTACTGCGCGTTGACCATCTGGTACCCGCTGTCCTCCGGGCTGTGGGGGGGCGAGCCCTTGTCCCTGACCTCCGATCCCAGCCGCTGGGCCTCGGCGGAGCTGGGCCTGGCCGACAGGAAGGCCTGCGGCCTGTCGTCCAGCTCGTACACGTTCTGGTAGTAACTCTCCTGAGGCGAATTCCTCATGGCCGGGTGGTAACTCAGCTCGTGGTACTCGAGGGAGGTCGGCCTCATGGGGGGAGTGTTGGCCATCAGCCTGACGGGTTTCCTCAGGTTCTGCTGTGATCCCTGGGCCTCCTCCATGCTCTTCTGCTGATGGCGGGTGGCCAGGAAGCCATCGGCGGTTTGGCAGGCCGAGAGGCTTCTCTTGGCTGATGCCTGGTCCCTGCCTGAACTCCATGGCGACCGGTACTTGGGAGACGGCAGGCTCCCATCAAAGCTGTGGGAATTTGAGATGTTTCTGCGCTCGGAGCCGGGATGGGCCGGCTCGCAGAGGGTACTAGGCGGGCTGGAGGCCTCCATACTCCGCTGGCAGATGCTACTCTGCCTCATCAGGCCTTTGACTGGCTCCATGTTGAGGCTAGTCCTTGGCTTGTTGGATCGAACTGGGTAAATCCGCTTGTGAACAAGCCCCGCGATGTAATTCTCCAAGCGCTTGGACTGGCCAGCCTCCGGGCCTTGGGCCAGGTCGCCCTGGGAGTCGTAAAATATCTCGCCGTCAGCCTCCAGCTTGTAGCCCCGCAGGTACGAGTTGGGCGACAGGGGTTTCTCGTCACTGT
This Mustelus asterias unplaced genomic scaffold, sMusAst1.hap1.1 HAP1_SCAFFOLD_3045, whole genome shotgun sequence DNA region includes the following protein-coding sequences:
- the LOC144490229 gene encoding dapper 1-like — protein: MHADSLEALMDMQPKYQCDLITRDGLDLFPYPSPLHAMAVQSPLLRQALRANSDEKPLSPNSYLRGYKLEADGEIFYDSQGDLAQGPEAGQSKRLENYIAGLVHKRIYPVRSNKPRTSLNMEPVKGLMRQSSICQRSMEASSPPSTLCEPAHPGSERRNISNSHSFDGSLPSPKYRSPWSSGRDQASAKRSLSACQTADGFLATRHQQKSMEEAQGSQQNLRKPVRLMANTPPMRPTSLEYHELSYHPAMRNSPQESYYQNVYELDDRPQAFLSARPSSAEAQRLGSEVRDKGSPPHSPEDSGYQMVNAQYIPAQQPYKANAANQGGKAKGMLLSKGRSVDMSPETGGAGFREKGKASSKKCRFSEEAELAKRKPSPRRKKTCRSQSENSLLNRPGVACIKYNTVERDEAMAARPLRSRRPPSGSYRRWRSTAEISQEEAPATTPDPYPPAEGQRRAKRYAKAPGAPGQAGSDSEYPAQCHEPGAGAPGEEGEAAIGAYAPNCFGDSESSLSEAESPGFSTCSSETDEEGGGLVWPQQVAPQAAGRDPGQPKVFVKIKASHALKKKILRFRTGSLKVMTTV